gcagacagacagcacactggaggttaagttattCACTAAATTGGGAGCAAGGGAGTACCCTATATCTTTCccatgaagccaagtgcattcaatccaaacttcataacaaaagttcagtttcaggctgcagatgatgtttggatcactcaacatggttggcagacatgggacaatgataatcagtacttGGATTCagattttataatgtataattttattttaacatgtttggcagtgattggatgatgctggccattacttgcatcagaattaattatgctaatttctgattggtaaaatgtttcagcactggctatcacttgtttgtctgacagtgcaaagagagagcaTTGATATTTTGttgctaaagtaaaaaaaaacaaaaacaaaaaaacattgcaacataaaagtcaaataatttttatttgtatagttttttatttgtgcttttcccaatacatatttctcaaaaacatgaattaccaacactcctggaaacataataaacaattttatttaaaaaaaatctgactttgtatagcttagtattatttaacatttcacaacttagtcccactgtccacatgtgGACATACataatgaggaaaacaatttttttttttaataagtagttacaaatcaaaaagtgaaatggaGAATCCACACAgagtcatgctcaggtctcaggtAAATATGGGAGACTGGGATTCAGGGAGACTGGGGCTAATTGTCAAATGTGTAAGTTGTCAGATGGACTATATCTCAGAATCactaagatttggagtcaaaagtccaattatgcaaatgtgtgttttgtcttgcatgttagttttaaaaaactagttcaaaaccctcttatattaataataataataataataataatatatatatatatatatatatatatatatatatatatatatatatattgtgaattcTTCCCTCCAAAATAGATTTTCacaatcatcatatttttgtcataactatcatcatatttaattttttatatttttgagtaAACCAGCGAacataataaaattatacttGCATATATTTAGGCAAGAGTCAATTATATTATGACtatatatatgatttttctcCCGAAAGGTTTAAAGTTGTTATTAGGACAAAGGCATTTTTCTTGTAAGTCAGGTCGGgccatgttgtcacattttttggTGATCAGAGAGTGATGGTGGAACGTGTCCCAAAACCATTAACATTGCTCACCCTTACTGCAACCTCTCTGTACATTCCTCACAAGATAAAAAGACCTTGTTGATCAAACACACTAGACAAGTTGCAAATTGTACCGATGCAGTACTATCTCCACAAATGCTTAGTGGCTCAACAATTCCACACAAAGACTGGCAAACAGAGAGGTGAAAGGCAGGGTCAGGACAGGACAGATAGCGGCGAGGCGTGGTGCTCAAGCTGAGAGGGATGTTAGCGTAAGGACAAACAAAGTCAACTGCATGCATGAAAGCTGCCTGTCAGAGGTGGATCAGGAAACAAAAGAATTCAGGCAAAAATATGAGCAACAACCATAGAGAATCAAACATCTGTCACGTAGACCAAAGACGCAAAGAGAACACTTCCAGTGCTAGGTATCGCTAAGTCAACAGCACAGCAAATATGAGAAAATTGCGGGGGGAGAGCGGTTTTTCAACCGGATGAATAATGCTGATATGGAACATTTTCCAGTGTCATGAAGGCAAATAGAGAGTTTGCATTGCAGCAGAGTCATCCATAGGTCAAAGCCTTTGAAGTCAAGAGGTGGAGATATAGAGGACAGGTGACATAGAGCTCGACAATAGAACAAGCATTTGATCTGGAAACCTGTGGGTCCAATGAATCAGATCACAAATTGTGTGCTGTATATATGTCTGGGAAACTTTTTACAGtggtttcatcatttattttcgcTACTTTTCCAATGTTGTTTATGGATAGATTTTATTGTCTCAGAACCAGACTTTTACTTTTAAACTACATGAATccatcatcatttttttttaaagagtataattaacataaaccatttaaatatttattgtgtgaaaattatgtttataattttggtaactctttacaataaggttccatttgataacattagttgACAACagcagttaacatgaactaacactgaacaatacttattaagcatttattaatcttggttaatgttactttcaacatatagtaacacatttttaaaatcaaaagttgtattagttcaAATTAGTTAAttaactatgaactaacatgaactaacaatgaacaactgtatttttattaacattaacaaagattaataaatgatgtaaaaaatatatgttaattgtatgttcatgataactaatgataactaatgttaaaatatgggacatttttgtaaagtgttaccatatacactaccggtcaaaagttttgaaacacttgactgaaatgtttctcatgatctttaaaatcttttgatctgaaggcgtatgcttaaatgtttgaaattagttttgtagacaaaaatataattgtgccaacatattaatttatttcattataaaaccaaaaatgtaataaaaaaaaaaaaacaaagtttttggaaattgatgacttggaccaaataataaagaaaagcagccaataagtgcccaacatagatgagaactccttcaatactgtttaaaaagcatcccagggtgacacctcaagaagttggttgagaaaatgtcaagagtacatgtctgcaaattctaggcaaagggtgactactttgaagatgctaaaatataacacagttttgatttattaacataatttccatagttccatttatgttattccatagttttgatgactttactattattctaaaatgtgtaaaatatgttataataaagtgttataataaagaatgattaagtgtttcaaaacttttgaccagtagtacatatatatatatatattgtttttttttaacagaaattaCTGACTGCCCTGCTATTGTGGCATAATTTCcaccacaaacaattattttgccACTAATACTACTGTGTACTTAGGATACATCAAattaaattagccttagcaagacaaaaaaatctgactttttattccaaaaatataaaaaaatgtcatttctacaacagaatgttatttaataaaaataataataataataataataataataataataataataattgtattataaccATTGTTGAGCCAGTAAAATTATGGTTTagaaaaaaagttttcttttttttataatttatttatttaatttattcttcttcttattatttattttatttttattatttttttatgagagAATTCCCCAGTAATGCATGTACATTTACTTTTGGACTTTtgttagacaaattaaataaactagtgaaagTATGATAAATAGGGTTTTAAGGGAGCTTATTTTTCTTAAAGACCACAGGGCAaaaagtgcccatagttgaagaaatacCCATACTGTATACAGGACAGTTTGTCTGACATCACCTTACCTACAGTCTTTAAACTGGCTCAATGACATCTACAATCCCAGCAAATGACTGTAATGTTCAAACAAAACTTGAAAACAATCCCATGTCCAATGAAGTTAATGCAATTAGGAATTAAATGACAACCTTCAGTTGTCAAAGCATGCTTAAACTTCTGAGAATGTACATCAGAATGGGATGGGTTGGGAAAACCTGACAATACATGACACTAAAAGTCATTGTAGAGGTCAAATTGGGTGTAACATCAAATCCACCACGCCCGATGAGACTGTCAAGGCATGGAATGTGTACACATCATTTATCTAGCTTTGAAGAAATGCCATCGCAAGCTTTCTCCTTCTCTGATTCACTCATACATTGGCTCTTTTGTTTCActgttgaataaaaaaataaaaaaatcttctcAAACCTTCTATGTTTGCTGTTGAACTACCTACATTAACAATTCATTTACTGTTACAATTAATCTGCACATTTTATTACTGTGGAAATACCAGAAGGTTTGTCCTTCATCAAAATAACATATTCATTGAGAGTTTTAGAAACACAAAGCACATTAATAAGACATACAGTTATGTGCATAGTTATTATTCGTTTTTGCATTAGACCATCTGTAGGAATTTGAAAAAGGGTAGACATGTGGCAACCATTATTAAGCATCCAAGTCAAATTAAATGTTTGGGTTTTCCCGGTGTTTACTTCCATCATACAGTACCTTTAAATATGGTGCACAAAGAAGCACCGCACAAGATTTGACACAAGAACAAATTACGTTtgatgttgttgatgtcaaaccAGGTGCAACGATTTTTTGACGCACTGTATTTAAATGTAGTTTGGACTGAAATTAGATTTGAGATCTACAGCAGAGGGGGAAGATTTGAAGtcaataaagacttaaatttcagtctgtttgcaTAAGCTGTTGTATGACCTCAGATGACTTAGAGCGCAACCTGTCCAGACTCATTTTATGATAcagtacttttatggtgttttttttttttttttttttttcaacaatgcctgtccccatttactttcattgtaaggaaaagagcagcgtaatgttctgcctaacatctccttttgtgttcaacagaaaaaagaaagtcatacaggttttgaacaacatgaggttgagtaaatgatgacatatatatatatatatattcttttttttcttttttgttaaatATTCTGTGGATTTGATTAACACATTACATTAAAACTCACTGGAGATTTCACTGCACTTGTTGAACATGTAAACAAAATTGTCAACACATGTTGTTAATACCGTTCTAAATCttgatctttaaaaaaatctaatcacACCAGTAGCACCATTACTCACAggattaatttttattaaaaccaaATAATCATGTAGTAATAAAGGTTAAATAAACATGCTTTTCCAATGCTTTTTACAGTAGTTTAGTCCGGCTTTTATCTAAAATTGATTGCATCCATTAATGCATGCAATGATATAAATGTCATATGTTCCAAAATGTCAAATGCTCCATCCACTATGTCAGCGATTGTTTTATAAAAGATTGATAATtcagaatgcacacacacacacacacacacacacacacacacacacacaaacatgctcacTCTGTCCCCTCTAGACATGTCTGGCAGCAgatggacacacatacacacaatgccaCAGTGACAGCAGTCCCCTTTGGAACTAATCTGACAGTATCTCACATTGGATTGTCAGAGTCCCACCTCACGTTCTATAGTGTGTGAGGCACTTCCGTCAATACCCCAGCCAGTGGCATCACACCATCGACCCTCTAAACCGACAGGGCCACTGGCTATAAACCCTCTGCGCTGGGCCCCAGAGCCCACTCAGAAACAGATCTGACTGAAAGCGTCTGTGGCCGAGTTGGTGTTATAATATGTTGTGATAAAGGGAATCATAATGGCTTTTAAATAGACAGGATCTGTGTCTTGTTCCAGAGCAGTGCTTTGTGtgtagagagagtgtgtgtctgttggAGCGGGGCCCTGGGGCTAAGCATCTCTGAGATTGAGCTGTCCGTCTCACTGAAATGAATCTAAGTTAACAGCTCTTCAGTCGAGACAGGACAGCTTGAGGGATAGACAGAAGAAGACTTCCTTTTTCACCAGCAAAAGCTGCCCATTAACCCATTCCTGCAGCAGAAAGCTTAATCATTTACTCAATGATGGTttggtggtcttagctggtttaagctggtcttgcTGGTTGGCCTGCTGTTCTCCAAGCCTGACTggctaaaaagtgcccaaaatcATTCTAAAACTGCAAACAGACCAGCATGACCAGGCTCGGAGACCagttaaaaccagcaaaccatttATTTTCAGCAGGGTAGATAGCATTTTTAGCATCACAGGTGCCAAAGATACaaaagctgttccaaaaggtaggcagcatgATTATTAGGTCAAATTCTaagggggcgttcacacaggatgcattcttgcatttcgctgccctgtttattttttaatagtttgtctatgtaaacatgcgctagatggacgtcttcagcattgcttcattttaatgacgctatgtcaagttaaaagtagtttttATGCTCCTCTAGACAACTTATTTTTATTCCCTTCACAGAAAGCATTGCAACgagaagaaacaaacaaaaaaacattcaagaTGATGAACTAAGTGAGAGAGattgtgataaaataattttcaatctaataaaaaaaaaactattttacctAATTTGTGTGTTTATTCTTATTAGAGAATCACCTGTGGGCTTAGCATCATGCTATTTAGAGGTAGGTAAGCAagatgctaacatcaaactctatgaAATCAATCGAGGGCCCTATCTGTGTGCCGAGTTGCTGCCTATAAAGAGTGTTTCAAATGAGTCACTTATAACATCTATTTCAGCAACGATaatgccttagaaggcagctgacTATGGAGATAGATATCAAGAGGTTTTAGAACAGAACTACAATGAATTCTGCAGTTAACCATGCTACGAATCAGGCATTGGACATTTTATTGTGCATCTCTTTTGATCCCATgtagtctagctggtctcccagcctggccaggctTTTGTtttgctggtttagctggtcagccagaTGATTTCCCAGTCtgctgaaaaaagcaaaaatgatcTCTAAAACCAACAAACCAGACCGGCCTAGACCAGCACTCCATCTTAAGCTGGttcaagaattattattatttttttaatatatatatatatatatatattaaaaatcagcagggaaaaaaaggaaaagcaCCATCAAGAACCACACCACAGACAAAACCCAGAGAATGACATTGGTTAGCCCGGCAAATACACAGTCATGAGAAACCATGTGAGCACTTAGTGCATCTGAACCGTGATCCAAACACTTGCTGGATATCTGTCTGTGTTTGGTCCATTGTGGCCGGCCTGTAATCCGCCTCTATTAACACCTCTCACTCTGTGCTTTTAGCTCCTCTCCTCTCTCACTTCTGTGTATTTGTCTAACGGCCGGGCGGTGCGATGACGTAGTCAAGACCAATTCCACAGGGACAGTGGTGATGGCTATCTACTGTATGTCTGACTGTTATGACTATCTCTAATAAGAGTTCAGAGCTCTCCAGCCACAGCAAGTTAGGCAGACAGGATGTGGCTGAACCAGCCAGagatgttttattttacttttcaacttttttaaaccgttttttaattttatttatttatttatttaaccttGAGCTTGAGCTTGAGGTTTCTGAAGAATACGGATTGTTTGTTTTCGTGAGTTAAACATCTTGGTGTAAAATGTACGAAATTATGGCTTTTACAGATGAGACTAAAATGGTTGCCACAATGTCAGCCTTACAGTTGAAGTGTGTCATGTCTGCGCCCTTAGCAGCAACAAATGCAATTTCATCAATCATTTTCttacaggtttcccaaacactcaccTTGTTTTCAATTGGTTGGTTAAACAGGAAGTACCACCCCATACCATTGGTCAAGCCAATCCCAAGATGGTCAGGATGGTCaaataaacagcattttattattattattattattattattattttttttttttgatagagccacagtgtttacacttttttctGCTCTAGAAAAAAGCTGAAATAgtgtaattaaaaagaaaatcctAAAATCAAGGCAGCACACTGTCTTCACTCAGTTTCCGGCAGCTGCTACCAAGTATCATTTTTATAGATGGGTTTTCACAGATGGTTCAACAGATGTCTCACTGGATCTttagcaagtgtgtgtgtgtgtgtgtgtgtgtgtgtgtgtgtgtgtgtggggtggggggtggggggggtggtatGACAAATAGCCGTAGATGTGCTCCTTGTCAATCGTTAAGCTGTCAAGGGAGGCCTTGAGTGTACTCTTTATAAAACATAAAGCCAAAGTACTTGAGCGTGTAAATTAGGGTTGAAATCTGAGCATTgtgtcagacagacagagagagaaaaagagagggagaaatagaaagagagagagagagagaaagagagagagaggcttttTCTTGGATTCTGATGAGTATCATTAgtggcgaatccaactcaaagcagcaagacagctagaatgccatttTAGGGGGTATAACTAGGCATGTCGAAAGCAAAAATATGaatttcttgaagaaaaaaatgtgtgcagCAATGCAGTGTAGGTGGTGCCTCAACACTGACTATTGCATCTTTCACTGTGTTCTAAACTGAACATTAGCATACTGTGTACTGCAtactatacagtgtatactgtttattacttttgaaaatgtgagAGTAAATAGTGGTATTTCAGCAGTGTATGCAATTCTAAATGAATTCAATTGTAAATATCTGTAGAGCAGAgtacatagagagagagaaagagggagcaaGCGGCCCACGTCAGATCAGTCATGTGCCCTAATGAGCTTTCCGAAGCAACTTCAATATCCTCCAATGTCATGTTGAAATGAAAATTAATAGTTCAATATGGCTCCACGCAAATGCCATGCATCTCCCATAACCCATATCATGTGGCGTGACCAAATGAGTTCATTCTAATGGATGTAGGCATGGAAGAAAAGCTGATATCTGAAGTAATCAGGGTTTTGAAAATTGCCATTCAATGAAATTTAGGGAtggatgaaaaataaaaaagacccaGAGACATGCAGTGAACATCTTTACCCTATAATGTGCTCATGTCTTTCCCACAGTCTGTGAGCTAATTCAGGGTTCACTTACCACGTTCACTGGGAAAATTTGGCCTTGAATCATTTAATCCATGTGTCATCTTCAGAGCCTACActaaggccctgtcccaaatggtgcCTTTGGCCATTACATCTTCGGTAGTACTACCCAGGACCCACCAGTGTGGGCTTTGCGAAATGGAAAATCACAGGCACATGTGTGGCGTGAGCACCATTGCTAACCAAGGATGTCTATATTAcccagagaaagctgtttattgacTCAATGGCAGTAACTCTAATGGTCCCAGTATGGGACTTGCTTgcagccatctttgctcatgggcacccAGTTCTGGAAATAGGTTTTGGTACCACTTCATGTAATGTATCTTTTTCTTGcataactactatgtacttacattaaaaaaaagcatttaaataagcatttgatacaatgtacatattgtgtaactacattgtTCGGCAAAACTCGTGCAAATTTAGCATTTCCTGCTACCGACGTTGCGGCAGGGtaaggattagggttagggtaagggttagagtttagggttgggttaggtttagggttaggagtaaGGTCAACAGTGTAGTTACAGATGTAATTACATGCAGGTACTTAAATGTACGTACAATGCAATGACAGGTATACAGGTACATAtgttgtatcaaatgcttaatgtCTTTTTAATTGAAGTAcactgtggggatgggggcgtggtcgtgtgtctgtttgtgggagagagggagtggtgtggctcgtcaagctggttggcataatttctaacagctgtttcttgttacaatGATAGCGGGGAGAGACCTCAAAAAGCAGTCAAGACAtgccagagaggagagagagcgaCACGAGAATGCAGCATGACGTGTTCTAAGAGTGTTTGAAGAatttcgatgacagagtttgtgcacagctaaacttcatgttacaagATTAATTCAGTTTGTTATGAAGTTTtcattttaatagtttattttatttttattgtaaaccactgggTAACTTATGCATGTCTTTCTTTAGCCTATATCTCTTACACTTTTGAAggaaaattatttgaaatgtatgactcaaagttattattctccatgtttttgcagttaaagaagagctcaatgaacttttctttggttggtatttaaagatttcagactgattgcagaccaacgtggctgccactcaagcaaatatcaattactATTATTTTGTTATCTTCTGCGAcagctgctgcgagacgcacTCAGACGCATaagggatttaggtacacaagcagcacgcagaactgccctgcattgtgcggtttcccgcaaattaactcgAAAATCGTGTCTGagatgacatggccctaatattatcagtgggcttttccagtatttgtggatgtagcatttgcagtcaaatcgtgagatgtaacttctcagtgagtgctaattactactgtgttgactcatttgtatgtactgtattttcccaaatcagtcggcagatagaggaaaaagattcagaaagaaatctcagtatagactattatttctttagatagggataattttaaataaaactaaattaaattgaattgacaaattgaaaattaagtagaaataaaaactacattaaaattcgaaacataataaccttggttgtaatgactaacacagctttcactttctttagtctatgtttgagtggaggggaaaaagtcaagtcaagtcaagtcatttttatttgtatagcgcctttcacaacacacatcgtttcaaagcagctttacagaagatcaggcattaccagaagataaaactgtaaaaagcaacaaataattgaaatgtcaacagaacacaataagaattgtgttgaatgacagttttgtcttcattaacctaaagcatatgctttcattctgaaacaacTTTGACGTTTGTTCAGCAgcatactaatcataaaatatatatatgaaatgcaacagaggtgtttttgttacatttatattgaaaaactgtttttcttagttgtgaagtttaaaataagcttaaaatattgatgttgagtttacggttacaattttaattcagattcatgaacagattcattcggacttgactcagactcggcctgttatgactcggtcttgagtccgactcggccccttttggacttggactcaactcggactcgattgtttgaAGACTCGGGCTTGACTAAaatggactcgaacccaacactacttggtacagcatctaccagcaagGGTTAACCAGACCATACTAACAACCAAAACCTTGACCCTTtgtttcaacaataaaattataaatgagGCCATGCACTACAGTCTTGGACATGCTCATGGACATGCTCAACTGAAGTCCACAAGTGTGGCATTTAAGACATCTTGGACCGAAATTGTgtaaaactcaaaaacacctgtGTTCTGTAATTTTTTGACACTGCTAATAAAACCAACTTGTATAATAAACGTCACATTATCTCATTTCAACATACCTCCCATCCGTAAGTGGTTTCTTTAACCATGGCACTTTGCATTCCGTTGTATGGTCCGAAGCTTTCTCCCATCCGAACTGTGGTTTTGGCCCAGATCCCAAGGCCAGCACCTGGAACGGACGACTCACGGAGCTCCAGGTCAGACGGGATAGGAATATCATCAGGAATGTAGACAGGCACCTCGTAGGGTGAGCCCTCTTTAGGAGTGAAGTCCTCATTGCAGGGCTGAGGGGACGTGGGCCCCACTGCAATGGGTGACATGATGCTGTCTTCTGTCTCCTCTTCTGCGCTCTCGCCAGTCATGAGATTGGGCTCTGTGTTGTACATACTGTCTGCtgactcactgtcatctgaaacATAATACAGAaacattggcattatattaaCATCATTAAAGATGCAGTGCTGTTAACATTTTTATACAGATTTTCTAAAGAAATGTGGGTagtgggggcctaggtagctcagtgagtactgacgctgactaccagccctggagccgcaagtttgaatccagggtgtgctgagtgactccaggctggtctcctaagcaaccaaattggccccggttactagagagggtagagtcaaatggggtaaactcctcatggtcgcgattaggggttctcgctctaaatggtgcgtgtggtaagttgtgcgtgggtcgcggagagtagcatgagcctccatgtgctgtgagtctctgcggtgtcatgcacagcgagccacatgacaagatgcgcagattgacagtctcagaagcggaggcaactgagacttatcctccgccacccggattgaggcaagtaaccgcgccaccacgaggatctactatgtagtgggaattgggcattccaaaaaaaatgggagaaaaaggggattaaaaataaataaataaataaatgtgggtaGTGCTTGCAAAATTCAAGAAAAATCAGTCACTTTAGGCTGATGGACATCATAGTGTCCTATTCACAGATCCGTACTGATAAGATACAATATACAGGAGTTTCTAAGTAGTACATCACTATTTAGTCAACAATAGAAACATATGAACTGCAAGGTTCGGTTTGAATCGTTCATGCTTGTTGCGATTTCTTGCTGATGTTGGTGGTGTGGCAAAGTAAAACCTGGGCTTGCGACAGCCATTTCTCTCTGATTTTAGGGATAGTTCAGGGGTTAGGGTTAAAGGTTAGAAATATGGTTAGGACTATATTTATTTGACAGGAATAATGAACCAGCACAAACAAAAAATTCTGATCCAGGAACATGTCTTACTTTGCAAAATTACTGTCAGGGTAAACCAGAAGAGATGCTTATAAAGATCTTCTCAGGGTTAGGTTGCTCTTGAGCGTTTTCAAATTACTCCCTCTTATCGACTGTTCAAACTCATACAGCCTGCCGCTGGAACTGTTCCATCAATTTAATCGTCGCTGCCATTTCCTGTCTGataatttttcaaataataaCAGCCAATGACCCTGTAGCCTGACGCCACTGCCAGTCAACCATGTTTATTGTCACCCTTTGTCTGACAGCATAATTATGG
This is a stretch of genomic DNA from Myxocyprinus asiaticus isolate MX2 ecotype Aquarium Trade chromosome 24, UBuf_Myxa_2, whole genome shotgun sequence. It encodes these proteins:
- the LOC127414448 gene encoding histone-lysine N-methyltransferase PRDM16-like: MRSKARARKLAKNDSESADSMYNTEPNLMTGESAEEETEDSIMSPIAVGPTSPQPCNEDFTPKEGSPYEVPVYIPDDIPIPSDLELRESSVPGAGLGIWAKTTVRMGESFGPYNGMQSAMVKETTYGWEQMLNDHETSSQDSCIKKVGLSLQGLVQ